Proteins from one Bifidobacterium sp. ESL0732 genomic window:
- a CDS encoding response regulator, whose product MDDDMDQILTDEELKAAATDDIESVVDETKTEKAEDEDKPRQRTVVVAEDESVNRMDLVAMLEDNGYKVVGEAANGEEAIELTRKFRPDVVCMDVKMPRMDGITAAGTICDENIAPVVMLTAYSQPDLVKQATGAGAMAYVTKPYEESKLLPALEVAMGRFAEINDLLDTVEANEGKLKQTESQLKEAEEKLKKAEDTLEERKLVDRAKGLLMDKADFSEQGAFRWIQKTSMDQRIPKKRLAMAIIAKYGDPKPEPQQR is encoded by the coding sequence ATGGATGATGATATGGATCAGATACTGACTGACGAGGAACTGAAAGCTGCAGCGACCGATGACATTGAGTCCGTCGTTGATGAGACCAAGACGGAAAAGGCCGAGGATGAAGACAAGCCGCGTCAGCGCACCGTCGTCGTGGCCGAGGACGAATCCGTGAACCGTATGGATTTGGTAGCCATGCTTGAAGACAATGGCTACAAAGTCGTTGGTGAAGCTGCCAATGGTGAGGAAGCCATCGAACTTACCCGTAAATTCCGCCCGGATGTGGTGTGCATGGATGTCAAGATGCCACGCATGGATGGTATTACCGCTGCCGGCACGATTTGCGACGAGAATATCGCCCCTGTCGTCATGCTCACTGCTTATTCCCAGCCCGATTTGGTTAAGCAGGCCACCGGTGCTGGCGCCATGGCCTACGTCACCAAGCCATATGAGGAATCCAAGCTGCTGCCGGCGCTGGAAGTGGCCATGGGGCGTTTCGCCGAGATCAACGATTTGCTTGATACCGTCGAAGCGAATGAAGGCAAACTCAAACAGACCGAATCGCAGCTCAAGGAAGCCGAAGAAAAGCTCAAGAAGGCCGAAGATACACTTGAGGAGCGCAAGCTCGTAGATCGCGCCAAGGGCCTGCTGATGGACAAGGCGGACTTCTCCGAGCAGGGCGCCTTTCGCTGGATTCAGAAGACTTCCATGGATCAACGTATCCCCAAGAAGCGCCTGGCTATGGCCATCATCGCCAAGTACGGCGATCCGAAGCCGGAACCTCAGCAGCGCTGA
- the uvrB gene encoding excinuclease ABC subunit UvrB has protein sequence MGFNIERTHHPFVVKAPYKPSGDQPEAIDEIARRIENGENDVVLMGATGTGKTATTAWLIEKLQRPTLILEPNKTLAAQLCAEFRELMPDNAVSYFVSYYDYYQPEAYIPQTDTYIEKDSNVNDDVERLRHAATANLLTRDDCVVVATVSCIYGLGTPEEYAGRMLFLHEGEEINRDSLLRKFVSMQYKRNDIAFTRGTFRVRGDTVEIIPVYEELAIRIEFFGDEIDRISTLHPLTGDVIAHESQVHIFPASHYIAGPERTEHALKTIKEELVDRTAELRKQGKELEAQRLEMRTNYDLEMIQQVGFCSGIENYSRHFDEREPGSPPHTLLDFFPDDFLLVIDESHVTVPQIGGMYEGDASRKRTLVENGFRLPSAMDNRPLKWPEFLERVGQTVYLSATPGDYELGLSDGVVEQVIRPTGLLDPKVIVRPVKGQIDDLLGEIKDRVAKHERVLVTTLTKKMAEDLTDYLLERDIKVEYLHSDVDTLRRVELLRELREGKIDVIVGINLLREGLDLPEVSLVAILDADKEGFLRSHRSLIQTIGRAARNVSGTVIMYADEVTDAMETAISETNRRREKQIAYNKEHGIDPKPLVKKISDVTDMLAKEDVDTETLLAGGYRDEKRAGSNKRIALTSLDEADLQKHHDDIINAGLPAQDLADLIRQMSDQMHTAAEQLQFELAARLRDEIRDLKKELRQITEAQK, from the coding sequence ATGGGGTTCAATATCGAGCGTACGCATCATCCGTTTGTGGTGAAGGCACCATACAAGCCGTCCGGCGACCAGCCGGAGGCCATCGACGAGATTGCTCGACGCATCGAGAACGGTGAAAACGACGTGGTCCTGATGGGTGCCACTGGTACCGGCAAGACGGCAACCACGGCTTGGCTCATCGAGAAGCTGCAACGTCCCACGCTTATTTTGGAACCCAACAAGACCTTGGCCGCCCAGCTGTGTGCGGAGTTCCGTGAGCTGATGCCGGACAATGCCGTGAGCTACTTCGTCTCTTACTACGATTACTACCAGCCTGAAGCCTATATTCCCCAGACCGATACCTATATCGAAAAGGATTCGAACGTCAACGATGACGTGGAGCGTCTGCGCCACGCGGCGACAGCGAACCTGCTGACCCGCGACGACTGCGTGGTGGTGGCCACGGTCTCCTGCATCTATGGTTTGGGAACCCCGGAGGAATACGCCGGCCGCATGCTCTTTCTGCATGAGGGGGAGGAGATCAATCGTGATTCATTGTTGCGCAAGTTCGTCTCGATGCAATACAAGCGCAACGATATCGCCTTCACCCGCGGCACCTTCCGCGTGCGCGGCGACACCGTCGAGATCATCCCGGTCTACGAAGAGCTGGCCATCCGCATCGAGTTCTTCGGCGACGAGATCGACCGCATCTCTACGTTGCACCCTCTGACCGGCGACGTGATAGCCCACGAGTCGCAGGTTCACATCTTCCCGGCCTCGCACTATATCGCCGGCCCCGAGCGCACCGAACATGCGCTGAAGACCATCAAGGAGGAGCTGGTCGATCGCACCGCCGAGCTGCGCAAACAGGGCAAGGAGCTGGAGGCCCAACGTCTGGAGATGCGCACCAACTACGACCTCGAGATGATTCAGCAGGTCGGCTTCTGCTCAGGTATCGAGAACTATTCGCGTCATTTCGACGAGCGTGAGCCGGGTAGCCCGCCACACACCCTGCTTGATTTCTTCCCCGACGATTTCCTCTTGGTCATCGACGAATCGCATGTCACCGTCCCTCAGATCGGCGGCATGTACGAAGGCGACGCCAGCCGCAAGCGCACGTTGGTGGAGAATGGGTTCCGTCTGCCTTCCGCGATGGACAACAGGCCACTGAAATGGCCGGAGTTCCTCGAGCGTGTCGGTCAAACAGTCTATCTTTCCGCAACTCCTGGCGATTATGAGCTCGGACTTTCCGACGGTGTAGTGGAACAGGTCATCAGACCGACCGGTTTGCTTGACCCGAAGGTCATCGTACGTCCGGTCAAAGGTCAGATCGACGATCTGCTTGGCGAGATCAAGGATCGCGTCGCCAAGCACGAGCGTGTGCTCGTGACGACGCTGACCAAGAAGATGGCTGAGGACCTCACCGACTATCTCTTGGAGCGGGACATCAAGGTGGAATACCTGCATTCCGATGTCGACACGCTTCGCCGCGTCGAGCTGCTGCGGGAGCTGCGCGAAGGAAAGATCGACGTCATCGTCGGCATCAACTTGCTCCGTGAGGGCCTTGATTTACCTGAGGTGTCGTTGGTGGCGATTCTCGACGCCGACAAGGAAGGCTTCCTGCGCTCGCACCGTTCGCTCATCCAGACCATCGGCCGTGCCGCTCGTAACGTCTCCGGCACGGTGATCATGTACGCCGACGAGGTCACCGACGCGATGGAGACGGCCATAAGCGAGACCAACCGCCGCCGCGAAAAGCAGATTGCCTACAACAAGGAACACGGTATCGATCCCAAGCCGCTGGTCAAGAAGATCAGCGACGTCACCGACATGCTGGCCAAAGAAGACGTGGACACGGAAACGCTGCTGGCCGGCGGCTACCGCGACGAGAAGCGTGCCGGATCCAACAAGCGCATCGCCTTGACCAGCCTCGACGAGGCCGACCTGCAGAAGCACCACGACGACATCATCAACGCCGGCCTGCCTGCTCAAGATCTGGCCGACCTGATCCGCCAGATGAGTGACCAGATGCACACCGCCGCCGAGCAGCTCCAGTTCGAGCTCGCCGCCCGTCTGCGCGACGAAATTCGGGACCTCAAGAAGGAACTCCGCCAGATCACCGAGGCTCAGAAATAA
- a CDS encoding L-ribulose-5-phosphate 3-epimerase, translated as MKSTLLGIYEKALDSNQSWDGLFAQVREFGFDFMDISIDESEKRMLRLYTDAEDVRRIRRAAERENVLIGGVCLSAHRRFSLGSPIKEHEVKACDLLFRSIDFAKEVGASVVQLAGYYTFYDAHDEYCRPRFMRNLAKGVRYAAKKGVMLAIENVDGQDLTDLHRITAVLDEIGSPWLQAYPDIGNSFYNSCDVVDDLRAAEGRIVALHAKDVLPGKARKVPFGKGIVDFDKAFAELKRQHWSGRVMIEMWNDDVDVDEQCVQAKSFVEEKLDRAGL; from the coding sequence ATGAAATCGACACTGTTGGGAATATACGAGAAGGCCTTGGATTCGAATCAGTCGTGGGATGGATTGTTCGCTCAAGTCAGAGAATTCGGATTCGATTTCATGGATATTTCAATAGACGAGAGTGAAAAGCGGATGTTGCGGCTTTATACGGATGCCGAAGATGTGCGTCGTATTCGCAGAGCGGCCGAAAGGGAAAATGTGCTGATAGGAGGGGTCTGCTTGTCGGCGCATCGTCGTTTCTCGTTAGGATCACCGATAAAGGAACATGAAGTCAAGGCCTGTGACCTGCTCTTCAGATCCATTGACTTTGCCAAAGAGGTAGGGGCTTCTGTGGTTCAGCTAGCGGGGTATTACACGTTTTATGATGCGCATGACGAATATTGCCGTCCACGTTTCATGAGGAATCTTGCCAAAGGCGTTCGCTACGCTGCGAAAAAGGGTGTTATGCTCGCCATTGAAAACGTGGATGGGCAGGATCTGACCGATTTGCACAGGATAACCGCGGTTCTTGACGAGATTGGTTCTCCGTGGTTGCAGGCATATCCCGATATCGGTAACTCATTTTATAACTCGTGTGATGTCGTTGACGATTTACGTGCCGCAGAAGGCAGGATTGTTGCTCTGCATGCCAAGGATGTATTACCCGGCAAAGCGCGAAAAGTGCCGTTCGGAAAAGGTATTGTCGACTTCGACAAGGCGTTTGCCGAGTTGAAAAGGCAGCATTGGTCCGGCAGAGTGATGATCGAGATGTGGAATGATGATGTAGACGTTGACGAGCAGTGCGTTCAGGCGAAGAGTTTCGTGGAGGAGAAACTCGACAGAGCAGGGTTATAG
- the coaE gene encoding dephospho-CoA kinase (Dephospho-CoA kinase (CoaE) performs the final step in coenzyme A biosynthesis.) yields the protein MIKRIGLTGGIAAGKSTVAAHLKERGAYLIDYDQLAREVVEPGSEGIHEIVREFGPDATQPDGSLNRKWMAAHVFSSGAAPDARQRLDDIEHPLIYRRAKDLERQVATEKSSSTPVVVHDVPLLAEVIDTIPFRFDHILTVEAPEETRIQRMMKTRGMSREQAEGRIRHQSSRKQREAIADVVIDSTQPIEQMFDRLDMLFAQWR from the coding sequence ATGATTAAACGCATCGGATTAACCGGGGGCATTGCGGCAGGTAAAAGCACTGTGGCTGCACATCTAAAGGAGCGTGGAGCTTACCTTATTGATTACGACCAACTGGCCCGTGAGGTTGTCGAGCCGGGCAGCGAGGGAATCCATGAAATCGTTAGGGAATTCGGTCCAGATGCGACACAACCCGACGGTTCGTTGAACCGAAAGTGGATGGCTGCACACGTCTTTTCGTCTGGTGCGGCACCCGACGCCAGACAGAGGCTCGACGATATCGAACATCCACTGATTTATCGGCGTGCCAAGGATTTGGAACGTCAGGTTGCCACGGAAAAATCTTCTTCAACCCCTGTCGTTGTCCACGATGTGCCTCTGCTGGCTGAGGTTATCGACACCATTCCCTTCAGATTCGACCATATCCTTACTGTGGAGGCACCCGAGGAAACCCGTATCCAAAGGATGATGAAAACGCGTGGAATGAGCCGAGAGCAAGCCGAAGGCAGGATACGCCACCAGTCCAGCCGTAAACAGCGCGAAGCCATCGCCGATGTGGTCATCGACTCCACACAACCAATCGAACAAATGTTCGACCGTCTTGATATGCTGTTCGCACAATGGCGATGA
- a CDS encoding MFS transporter, which produces MFARYKWMSLVGVFVGYAAFYIVRNNFTLSTPELQGQLHLTKGQVGMLSSCLLISYGLGKGFMSALADKANPKRFMVTGLVICALLNIGLAFFGVNVWATAFILILLGLFQGMGVGPAFITLSTWFKKKDRGFITSIWNCSHNIGGGLVSPLAGFMLGVVGTGSWRFAYYVFPAIIAIIIAVVIWFLIKGRPEEEGLQPLEETKEEQGDVDYKDLSSWQILTKYVFTNPGAWLVSFMDTFVYMIRFGILTWIPIFLTQAKGFSHGQMMVAFTFFEWAAIPSTLLAGIISDKLFKGHRMPPAIIALVIIVFCIIGYWTSSSVVAVTVFAALAGCLVYIPQFLDSVQTMEVVPPFAVGSTVGLRGFMSYVLGSTCGTSLLGVAVDHYGWNAGLIMLLIAVVLCTICAIFLHIFTLKKEKATKQAA; this is translated from the coding sequence GTGTTCGCCAGATACAAGTGGATGTCTTTGGTGGGCGTTTTCGTCGGCTATGCCGCGTTCTATATCGTGCGCAACAACTTCACGCTCTCGACCCCCGAACTTCAAGGGCAGCTGCATCTGACCAAGGGTCAGGTCGGCATGCTCTCCAGCTGTCTACTGATTTCATATGGTTTAGGCAAGGGATTCATGAGCGCTTTGGCTGATAAGGCCAACCCGAAGCGTTTCATGGTGACCGGTTTGGTCATCTGCGCTCTCCTCAACATCGGTTTGGCGTTCTTCGGAGTCAATGTATGGGCGACCGCGTTCATTCTCATTCTTCTGGGCTTGTTCCAAGGCATGGGTGTCGGGCCTGCGTTCATTACGCTGTCTACATGGTTCAAGAAGAAGGACCGCGGTTTCATCACCTCGATCTGGAACTGCTCCCACAATATCGGCGGCGGCCTGGTCTCGCCGTTGGCTGGCTTTATGCTGGGTGTCGTGGGAACCGGTAGCTGGCGTTTTGCCTACTACGTCTTTCCCGCCATCATCGCAATCATCATTGCGGTCGTAATCTGGTTCCTCATCAAGGGCCGTCCTGAGGAAGAGGGCCTTCAGCCTCTTGAGGAGACCAAGGAAGAGCAGGGCGACGTGGATTACAAGGACCTTTCGTCCTGGCAGATTCTCACCAAATATGTCTTCACGAATCCCGGCGCCTGGCTCGTTTCCTTCATGGATACCTTTGTCTACATGATCCGCTTCGGCATCCTCACCTGGATCCCGATCTTCCTCACCCAGGCAAAGGGCTTTAGCCACGGCCAGATGATGGTGGCGTTCACCTTCTTCGAGTGGGCCGCCATCCCGTCGACGCTGCTCGCCGGCATCATCTCCGACAAGCTCTTCAAGGGCCACCGCATGCCGCCGGCCATCATCGCCCTGGTGATCATCGTCTTCTGCATCATCGGCTACTGGACCAGCTCCTCGGTCGTCGCGGTCACCGTGTTCGCCGCCCTCGCCGGCTGCCTGGTCTACATCCCGCAGTTCCTTGACTCCGTGCAGACCATGGAGGTCGTGCCGCCGTTCGCCGTCGGCTCCACCGTCGGCCTGCGTGGCTTCATGAGCTACGTCCTCGGCTCCACCTGCGGCACCAGCCTCCTCGGCGTCGCCGTCGACCACTACGGCTGGAACGCCGGCTTGATCATGCTTCTGATCGCCGTGGTACTCTGCACCATCTGCGCCATCTTCCTCCACATCTTCACCTTGAAGAAGGAGAAGGCTACCAAGCAGGCCGCCTGA
- a CDS encoding TerC family protein, which translates to MAETPLAFMIATYVVLAIFFVVDLFVIGRRPHVPSTKECVQHIAFFVVAALIFGGLVWWVSGSQPALEFYSGWLTEYSLSIDNLFVFVIIMTNFAVPKKLQKYVLSIGITIALILRGLFILVGAAVIQRFTWVFFIFGAFLIYTAVKLVAGDDDDEEYHENAIIRALRKVVKITDHYDGEKLRTTIDGKKFFTPMLIVFLTIGTTDVMFAFDSIPAIFGLTKDPFIVFTSNIFALLGLQQLYFLLGALLDKLEYLPYGLAVVLGFIGVKLVMEALHGNSLPFINGGRPITQVPEIPTWISLAVIIVAIGTAALASVIKMKADAAKTSK; encoded by the coding sequence ATGGCCGAAACACCCCTTGCGTTTATGATTGCCACATACGTGGTGCTTGCGATTTTCTTCGTCGTCGACTTGTTCGTGATTGGGCGCAGGCCACATGTGCCTTCCACCAAGGAATGCGTGCAGCACATCGCGTTCTTCGTCGTGGCGGCGCTCATTTTTGGCGGTTTGGTCTGGTGGGTATCCGGTTCGCAACCGGCGCTGGAGTTCTATTCTGGCTGGCTCACCGAATATTCGCTCAGCATCGACAACCTTTTCGTCTTCGTCATTATCATGACGAATTTCGCAGTCCCCAAGAAACTGCAAAAATATGTGTTGAGCATCGGCATTACCATCGCCTTGATTTTGCGAGGCCTCTTCATTCTGGTCGGTGCGGCTGTCATCCAACGCTTCACATGGGTCTTCTTCATATTCGGCGCATTCCTGATCTATACCGCCGTGAAACTGGTGGCCGGCGATGACGACGATGAGGAATACCACGAAAACGCCATCATCCGAGCACTGCGTAAAGTGGTGAAGATCACGGACCATTATGATGGCGAAAAGCTACGCACCACCATCGACGGCAAGAAGTTCTTCACCCCGATGCTCATCGTCTTCCTCACTATCGGCACCACCGACGTGATGTTCGCTTTCGATTCGATTCCCGCCATTTTCGGACTTACCAAAGACCCGTTCATCGTCTTCACTTCCAACATCTTCGCGCTTCTTGGCCTCCAGCAGCTTTACTTCCTGCTTGGAGCGTTGCTCGACAAGCTGGAGTATCTGCCTTACGGCTTGGCAGTAGTGCTTGGCTTCATTGGTGTCAAGCTGGTGATGGAGGCGTTGCATGGCAATTCTCTTCCGTTCATCAACGGAGGACGGCCGATTACGCAGGTGCCGGAGATACCGACGTGGATATCGCTCGCCGTCATTATCGTCGCCATCGGCACGGCGGCCTTGGCCAGTGTCATTAAGATGAAAGCGGATGCCGCCAAGACAAGCAAGTGA
- the pyk gene encoding pyruvate kinase — translation MRKAKIVDTIGPASESLENLTELVKNGMDVARLNRSHGTTEDHLKVYNNVRQASKTTGRNVAALVDLQGPKIRCGWFKKNAEGEDKVQLKAGQEFIITTDDVEGDEHITSTTFKGLPGDCHPGDPILIDDGKVRLEVTKVEGNNVHTKVVVAGPVSSHKGINLPGVAVSLPALTEKDEADLRWAIQTGADIIAMSFVRFATDIDRAHEIMDEEGRRIPIVAKIEKPQAVENLEDIVKAFDGIMVARGDMAVEMPFEQVPLVTKRCIELAREYAKPVIVATEVLGSMVNSPIPSRAEASDCANAVLDGADATMTSNETAVGKYPAQTVNTMARISGYATEHGFDRIPSISNLDMSSTGAVSSAAVDLADKINAKAIVAYTQTGSTVHRVSRERPAAPIYGITNNEHTYHWLALSWGTEGFCVKEDYHDMNRHQLMIFTDKLLRDAGKVVNGDKIVVLSSAQGEHKAGRTDSLYVHTVGACDAD, via the coding sequence ATGAGGAAAGCAAAAATCGTAGACACCATCGGACCGGCGAGCGAATCGCTGGAGAACTTGACCGAGCTGGTCAAGAACGGTATGGATGTCGCACGTCTCAATCGTTCGCACGGCACTACCGAAGACCATCTGAAGGTCTACAACAACGTCCGTCAGGCTTCCAAGACCACGGGCCGCAACGTCGCCGCTCTGGTTGATCTGCAGGGCCCAAAGATTCGTTGCGGTTGGTTCAAGAAGAACGCCGAGGGCGAAGACAAGGTCCAGCTCAAGGCCGGACAGGAATTCATCATCACCACCGACGACGTCGAGGGTGACGAGCACATCACTTCCACCACTTTCAAGGGTCTTCCCGGCGATTGCCATCCCGGCGATCCGATCCTCATCGACGACGGCAAGGTTCGTCTCGAGGTCACCAAGGTCGAAGGCAACAACGTACACACCAAGGTCGTCGTAGCAGGACCGGTTTCCAGCCACAAGGGCATCAACCTGCCGGGCGTGGCCGTGAGCCTCCCGGCCCTGACCGAGAAGGATGAGGCCGACCTGCGTTGGGCCATCCAGACCGGCGCCGACATCATCGCCATGTCCTTCGTGCGTTTCGCCACCGACATCGACCGCGCCCACGAGATCATGGACGAGGAAGGCCGTCGAATCCCAATCGTTGCCAAGATCGAGAAGCCGCAGGCTGTGGAGAATCTCGAAGATATTGTCAAGGCCTTCGACGGCATCATGGTTGCCCGCGGCGACATGGCCGTCGAAATGCCATTCGAGCAGGTCCCGCTGGTCACCAAGCGCTGCATCGAGCTGGCCCGCGAATACGCCAAGCCCGTCATCGTCGCTACCGAGGTTCTTGGCTCCATGGTCAATTCCCCGATTCCGTCCCGCGCCGAGGCTTCCGATTGCGCCAACGCTGTCCTCGACGGTGCCGATGCGACCATGACCTCCAACGAGACCGCCGTCGGCAAGTATCCGGCACAGACCGTCAACACGATGGCCCGCATCTCCGGCTACGCCACCGAACATGGCTTCGACCGTATTCCTTCCATCTCCAACCTCGACATGTCGAGCACCGGTGCCGTTTCCTCTGCTGCCGTCGATCTGGCCGACAAGATCAATGCCAAGGCCATCGTGGCCTACACGCAGACCGGTTCCACGGTGCACCGCGTTTCCCGCGAACGTCCGGCTGCCCCGATCTACGGCATCACCAACAACGAGCACACCTATCACTGGCTGGCTCTGAGCTGGGGCACCGAAGGCTTCTGCGTCAAAGAGGATTACCACGACATGAACCGTCATCAGCTGATGATCTTCACTGACAAGCTGCTTCGCGACGCCGGCAAGGTCGTCAACGGAGACAAGATCGTCGTGCTGAGTTCCGCTCAAGGCGAGCATAAGGCCGGTCGCACCGACTCGCTCTATGTCCACACCGTGGGTGCCTGCGACGCTGACTGA